The following coding sequences lie in one Maylandia zebra isolate NMK-2024a linkage group LG14, Mzebra_GT3a, whole genome shotgun sequence genomic window:
- the stard13b gene encoding stAR-related lipid transfer protein 13 isoform X6, whose amino-acid sequence MKLDVNLPKKKSEDSDEDDLFAISDKWTFEWSSRRWSRLQDIDSLLGNHREGELSRDGVPLRTTTSSESVLTDLSEPEVSSLHSESSGGSGHRGLSTEDSDCSNRTCSDTAAMPDSTSLTMPHIPKEFAHFNSPSDKHSKTTHSRAKELLKRMDTLSSRGTLGKGHKTLVISSPVLQQKAQALKKLRCEDIINGDGGALEPPCNKILPSHSSSEGSSHSGGSTVSTPSLKERKPHRVDHKRSGMYLEDMDIFSGSQMNKVAEQNRRNEFCSYENLVVHIPKDHKPGTFPKALSIESLSPTGGASINWHTGSMHLDSPLISCRKETRPATQSSSRGSRISVYDNVPGSHLYASTGDLIDLEKEDLFPHLDDILLHVNGLQQIVDHWSKNVLPGGEGIVQIDDGKDDTAGLQSSSQITLDFEGNSVTESQIVPSDGDRDKVSLTETESTRLRERRDSGVGASLTRPNRLRWPSFQISNRLSHSRASLQITNQSAGQLSLLQKFSLLRLTAIMEKYSLTNKHGWTWSVPKFMKRMKVPDYKDKNVFGVPLIVHVQRSGQPLPLGLQQALRYLRSQCLDQVGLFRKSGVKSRIQALRQMNESSPENVNYEDQSAYDVADMVKQFFRDLPEPLLTSKLGETFLHIYQYVPKDQRLQAVQAAIMLMSDENREVLQTLLCFLSDVTSSVAENQMTPMNIAVCLAPSLFHLNKMKKDNLSPRAMHKKYATGRPDQKDLNENLAAAQGLAHMIIECNRLFEIPHEMVTQSRNSYVEADLHAPTIDELCKQSEDEDGTYQTLLEGRLQNLLKEAREKSKYWVSCSSSDNTELYYKKVGDGNPLRRWKVSVEVEAPPSVVLNRVLRERHLWDMDLLQWKVCETLDRQTEVFQYVLSRMPPHPSRDFVVLRSWRTDLPKGACSLVSVSIEHEDCPPLGGIRAIVLESNYLLEPCGSGKSRLTHICRVDMKGRTPDWYNKAFGHLCAAEAARIRNSFQPLITDGPETKI is encoded by the exons ATGAAACTTGACGTGAATCTTCCAAAGAAGAAA AGTGAAGACTCTGATGAAGACGATCTGTTTGCTATTAGTGACAAATGGACCTTTGAGTGGAGCAGCCGGCGTTGGTCCAGGTTACAGGACATTGACAGTCTGCTGGGAAATCACAGAGAGGGTGAGCTCTCCAGAGATGGTGTGCCTCTGAGAACTACCACCAGCAGCGAGAGTGTTCTGACAGACCTCAGTGAGCCAGAGGTCTCTTCTTTGCACAGCGAGAGCAGCGGAGGCAGCGGTCATCGGGGCCTCAGCACAGAGGACTCTGACTGTTCTAACCGCACCTGCTCAGACACTGCAGCAATGCCAGACTCAACTTCTCTCACAATGCCTCACATCCCCAAAGAATTTGCTCACTTCAATTCACCATCTGACAAGCACAGCAAAACAACCCACTCTCGTGCCAAGGAGTTACTAAAGCGTATGGATACACTGAGCTCCCGAGGTACTCTGGGAAAAGGCCATAAGACGCTGGTAATCAGCTCTCCTGTGCTGCAGCAGAAGGCCCAGGCCCTGAAGAAATTGAGGTGTGAAGACATAATAAATGGAGATGGTGGAGCTCTGGAACCACCATGCAATAAAATTCTGCCATCCCACTCCAGTAGTGAGGGTAGCAGCCATTCTGGTGGCAGCACTGTCAGCACACCCAGCCTAAAAGAGCGTAAGCCTCACCGTGTTGACCATAAACGCAGCGGCATGTATTTGGAGGACATGGACATCTTCTCAGGATCCCAAATGAATAAAGTTGCAGAACAAAATCGTAGAAATGAATTTTGCTCTTATGAAAACCTCGTGGTCCACATTCCCAAAGACCACAAGCCAGGAACCTTCCCCAAAGCATTGTCCATAGAGAGCCTGTCCCCAACTGGTGGCGCCTCAATTAACTGGCACACTGGCAGCATGCACCTGGACTCCCCTTTAATTTCATGCAGAAAGGAAACACGGCCTGCCACCCAGTCCTCTTCCAGAGGTAGCCGCATCAGTGTGTACGATAATGTTCCTGGCTCGCATCTGTATGCCAGCACTGGAGACCTGATAGACCTGGAGAAAGAGGATCTGTTTCCACACCTGGATGATATCTTACTGCATGTCAATGGTCTACAACAGATAGTGGACCACTGGTCAAAAAATGTGTTACCTGGAGGCGAGGGGATAGTACAGATCGATGACGGGAAGGATGATACAGCAGGGCTTCAGTCCTCTAGTCAGATTACATTGGACTTTGAGGGAAATTCTGTCACGGAAAGCCAGATCGTGCCTAGTGATGGAGACAGAGACAAAGTATCACTTACAGAGACAGAATCTACAAGGCTCAGGGAAAGGAGGGACTCCGGTGTAGGTGCATCACTCACAAGACCTAATAG GTTAAGATGGCCCAGCTTTCAGATATCTAATCGTCTAAGTCACTCAAGAGCATCCCTGCAGATCACAAACCAATCAGCAGGCCAGCTGAGTTTGTTACAAAAGTTTTCACTGTTGCGTTTGACTGCAATCATGGAGAAGTATTCCCTGACCAATAAACATGGCTGGACTTG GTCTGTCCCAAAATTTATGAAGAGAATGAAGGTACCAGATTATAAGGATAAGAATGTGTTTGGAGTTCCTCTCATTGTGCATGTGCAGCGTTCAGGACAGCCCTTGCCCCTCGGCCTGCAGCAGGCCCTGCGGTACTTGAGGAGTCAGTGCCTTGACCAG gtGGGTCTTTTTCGTAAATCAGGCGTGAAGTCTCGAATCCAAGCTCTGAGGCAGATGAATGAAAGTTCTCCAGAAAATGTAAATTATGAGGATCAGTCTGCCTATGATGTGGCTGATATGGTGAAGCAATTCTTCAGGGATTTACCTGAGCCCCTACTCACCAGCAAGCTGGGAGAGACCTTCCTCCATATTTACCAGT ATGTACCAAAGGACCAAAGATTGCAAGCTGTCCAGGCCGCCATCATGTTGATGTCTGATGAAAATCGAGAGGTACTGCAGACGCTGCTCTGTTTCCTTAGTGATGTCACTTCCTCTGTGGCGGAGAACCAGATGACACCTATGAATATTGCTGTGTGCCTGGCTCCGTCCCTCTTCCATCTCAACAAAATGAAGAAGGACAATCTATCACCAag GGCCATGCATAAGAAGTATGCTACTGGCAGACCAGACCAGAAGGATCTGAATGAGAATTTAGCAGCGGCACAGGGCCTCGCTCACATGATCATAGAGTGCAACCGCCTCTTTGAG ATCCCTCATGAGATGGTTACTCAGTCGCGTAATTCCTACGTGGAGGCTGATTTGCATGCACCAACAATTGACGAGCTGTGCAAGCAGTCGGAAGATGAGGATGGAACATACCAAACACTTTTGGAGGGGAGACTTCAGAACCTGCTCAAAGAGGCCCGGGAAAAATCCAAATACTGGGTGTCGTGCAGCAGCTCTGATAACACAGAGCTCTATTATAAGAAG GTGGGAGATGGCAACCCTTTGAGACGTTGGAAAGTGTCTGTCGAGGTGGAAGCGCCGCCATCTGTGGTGTTGAACCGGGTGCTGCGAGAGCGCCACCTGTGGGATATGGACCTCCTTCAGTGGAAAGTGTGCGAGACACTGGACAGGCAAACAGAAGTGTTTCAGTATGTCCTGAGTCGCATGCCCCCTCATCCCAGCAGGGACTTTGTAGTTCTTAG GTCATGGAGGACAGACTTGCCCAAAGGTGCTTGCTCCCTGGTTTCTGTGTCTATAGAGCACGAAGACTGTCCTCCTTTAGGAGGGATAAGGGCTATAGTCCTGGAGTCTAACTACCTATTAGAGCCCTGTGGCTCAGGAAAGTCCAGACTAACTCACATCTGCAGAGTGGACATGAA GGGACGGACTCCAGACTGGTACAACAAAGCCTTCGGCCACCTTTGTGCTGCAGAAGCTGCCCGAATCCGCAACTCCTTTCAGCCACTAATCACAGACGGCCCAGAGACCAAAATCTGA